Proteins encoded by one window of Sphaerodactylus townsendi isolate TG3544 linkage group LG02, MPM_Stown_v2.3, whole genome shotgun sequence:
- the LOC125425758 gene encoding uncharacterized protein LOC125425758 isoform X1 yields MPAGVAPGDCCRAQRELELKLWEVSRNSSVKVALLSHRTEGKLQPGLGVYMDTMESKAGTLMNEQCNSKKNGVSGLLRKRLWKALHLSSPVTLSQYCTGSCPNLLMNKNELLEQKTGRAASSRSQSDMKTHRVLCSTLSSDGARQFNGLVSQKSLDAQMKQACSGRAASSTGSLEQTSLFCSSESTSSSKSIMSTPLESQAKPKSFFRFSLFSPLMQSNNFELDSSSFSVSGSKKRLHNCLKSRVTNDPKPEELQNFSEPVITRIMDCIYVGNLHAAYSGQVLCRNNIDSIIDMSSLPRDCSMSFIPCTCSRGPQHSWSRLKVHIQGDSEEECTSLHLPCFWDINGCIEASLEKRKRVLIHCRDGYSLAPTCVIQYLMVKHNMRLLAAYEFVRARYPLNIRECHQDLLVGLEKSLWPGEGDTQCFKQAISRKMAWEGAN; encoded by the exons ATGCCGGCAGGTGTAGCCCCGGGCGATTGCTGCAGAGCGCAGCGGGAACTTGAGCTGAAACTTTGGGAAGTTTCGCGGAACAGCAGCGTGAAAGTCGCTCTGCTTTCTCATCGCACAGAAGGCAAACTCCAGCCTGGACTTGGGGTGT ACATGGATACCATGGAATCAAAGGCAGGCACACTGATGAATGAACAATGTAATTCCAAGAAAAATGGGGTTTCAG GCTTGCTTAGAAAGCGCCTTTGGAAGGCTTTGCATCTTTCTTCCCCTGTGACACTTTCCCAGTACTGTACAG GCTCTTGCCCAAATTTGCTGATGAATAAGAACGAACTACTAGAGCAAAAGACTGGAAGAGCAGCCTCCTCGAGATCCCAGTCAGACATGAAGACTCATCGTGTGCTGTGTTCAACCCTCTCATCTGATGGGGCCAGGCAGTTCAATGGACTGGTTTCTCAGAAGAGTCTTGATGCTCAG ATGAAGCAAGCCTGCAGTGGTAGAGCAGCCAGCAGCACAGGGTCCCTGGAACAGACATCCTTGTTCTGTTCCTCTGAATCCACTTCTTCATCCAAATCCATCATGTCCACGCCATTGGAATCTCAAGCCAAGCCCAAATCTTTCTTCCGATTTTCCTTGTTCTCTCCATTGATGCAGTCCAATAACTTTGAACTGGATTCTAGTTCCTTCTCTGTTTCTGGCTCCAAGAAGCGCCTTCATAACTGTCTCAAGTCTAGAGTAACCAATGACCCAAAGCCAGAGGAACTGCAGAACTTCTCAGAACCAGTCATCACCAGGATAATGGACTGTATCTATGTGGGAAACCTGCATGCTGCTTACAGTGGACAGGTACTGTGCAGGAACAACATTGACAGCATCATTGACATGAGCAGTTTGcccagagactgcagcatgagCTTCATCCCCTGCACCTGCAGTCGAGGGCCCCAGCATAGCTGGTCCCGCCTCAAGGTGCACATCCAGGGGGACTCAGAGGAGGAATGCACTTCTCTGCACCTGCCTTGCTTCTGGGACATCAATGGATGCATCGAAGCCTCTCTGGAGAAAAGGAAGCGGGTTCTGATTCACTGCAGGGATGGCTACTCTCTGGCTCCAACCTGTGTTATTCAGTACCTGATGGTGAAGCACAACATGAGGCTGCTGGCTGCCTATGAATTTGTCAGGGCCAGGTACCCACTTAATATCAGGGAATGCCACCAAGATCTTCTGGTGGGACTGGAGAAATCTCTTTGGCCTGGAGAAGGGGACACACAGTGCTTTAAACAGGCCATATCAAGGAAGATGGCATGGGAAGGAGCAAACTAG
- the LOC125425758 gene encoding uncharacterized protein LOC125425758 isoform X2 translates to MLIFIIHYFKLHYFKLLLPNTEDDRDHPHETTPQLPKEDFYGFIFHPDMDTMESKAGTLMNEQCNSKKNGVSGLLRKRLWKALHLSSPVTLSQYCTGSCPNLLMNKNELLEQKTGRAASSRSQSDMKTHRVLCSTLSSDGARQFNGLVSQKSLDAQMKQACSGRAASSTGSLEQTSLFCSSESTSSSKSIMSTPLESQAKPKSFFRFSLFSPLMQSNNFELDSSSFSVSGSKKRLHNCLKSRVTNDPKPEELQNFSEPVITRIMDCIYVGNLHAAYSGQVLCRNNIDSIIDMSSLPRDCSMSFIPCTCSRGPQHSWSRLKVHIQGDSEEECTSLHLPCFWDINGCIEASLEKRKRVLIHCRDGYSLAPTCVIQYLMVKHNMRLLAAYEFVRARYPLNIRECHQDLLVGLEKSLWPGEGDTQCFKQAISRKMAWEGAN, encoded by the exons ATGCTTATCTTTATCATCCACTACTTTAAATTGCACTACTTTAAATTGTTGCTCCCAAACACTGAAGATGACAGAGACCACCCACACGAAACAACCCCACAGCTTCCCAAAGAGGACTTTTATGGCTTCATTTTTCATCCCG ACATGGATACCATGGAATCAAAGGCAGGCACACTGATGAATGAACAATGTAATTCCAAGAAAAATGGGGTTTCAG GCTTGCTTAGAAAGCGCCTTTGGAAGGCTTTGCATCTTTCTTCCCCTGTGACACTTTCCCAGTACTGTACAG GCTCTTGCCCAAATTTGCTGATGAATAAGAACGAACTACTAGAGCAAAAGACTGGAAGAGCAGCCTCCTCGAGATCCCAGTCAGACATGAAGACTCATCGTGTGCTGTGTTCAACCCTCTCATCTGATGGGGCCAGGCAGTTCAATGGACTGGTTTCTCAGAAGAGTCTTGATGCTCAG ATGAAGCAAGCCTGCAGTGGTAGAGCAGCCAGCAGCACAGGGTCCCTGGAACAGACATCCTTGTTCTGTTCCTCTGAATCCACTTCTTCATCCAAATCCATCATGTCCACGCCATTGGAATCTCAAGCCAAGCCCAAATCTTTCTTCCGATTTTCCTTGTTCTCTCCATTGATGCAGTCCAATAACTTTGAACTGGATTCTAGTTCCTTCTCTGTTTCTGGCTCCAAGAAGCGCCTTCATAACTGTCTCAAGTCTAGAGTAACCAATGACCCAAAGCCAGAGGAACTGCAGAACTTCTCAGAACCAGTCATCACCAGGATAATGGACTGTATCTATGTGGGAAACCTGCATGCTGCTTACAGTGGACAGGTACTGTGCAGGAACAACATTGACAGCATCATTGACATGAGCAGTTTGcccagagactgcagcatgagCTTCATCCCCTGCACCTGCAGTCGAGGGCCCCAGCATAGCTGGTCCCGCCTCAAGGTGCACATCCAGGGGGACTCAGAGGAGGAATGCACTTCTCTGCACCTGCCTTGCTTCTGGGACATCAATGGATGCATCGAAGCCTCTCTGGAGAAAAGGAAGCGGGTTCTGATTCACTGCAGGGATGGCTACTCTCTGGCTCCAACCTGTGTTATTCAGTACCTGATGGTGAAGCACAACATGAGGCTGCTGGCTGCCTATGAATTTGTCAGGGCCAGGTACCCACTTAATATCAGGGAATGCCACCAAGATCTTCTGGTGGGACTGGAGAAATCTCTTTGGCCTGGAGAAGGGGACACACAGTGCTTTAAACAGGCCATATCAAGGAAGATGGCATGGGAAGGAGCAAACTAG
- the LOC125425758 gene encoding uncharacterized protein LOC125425758 isoform X3 codes for MDTMESKAGTLMNEQCNSKKNGVSGLLRKRLWKALHLSSPVTLSQYCTGSCPNLLMNKNELLEQKTGRAASSRSQSDMKTHRVLCSTLSSDGARQFNGLVSQKSLDAQMKQACSGRAASSTGSLEQTSLFCSSESTSSSKSIMSTPLESQAKPKSFFRFSLFSPLMQSNNFELDSSSFSVSGSKKRLHNCLKSRVTNDPKPEELQNFSEPVITRIMDCIYVGNLHAAYSGQVLCRNNIDSIIDMSSLPRDCSMSFIPCTCSRGPQHSWSRLKVHIQGDSEEECTSLHLPCFWDINGCIEASLEKRKRVLIHCRDGYSLAPTCVIQYLMVKHNMRLLAAYEFVRARYPLNIRECHQDLLVGLEKSLWPGEGDTQCFKQAISRKMAWEGAN; via the exons ATGGATACCATGGAATCAAAGGCAGGCACACTGATGAATGAACAATGTAATTCCAAGAAAAATGGGGTTTCAG GCTTGCTTAGAAAGCGCCTTTGGAAGGCTTTGCATCTTTCTTCCCCTGTGACACTTTCCCAGTACTGTACAG GCTCTTGCCCAAATTTGCTGATGAATAAGAACGAACTACTAGAGCAAAAGACTGGAAGAGCAGCCTCCTCGAGATCCCAGTCAGACATGAAGACTCATCGTGTGCTGTGTTCAACCCTCTCATCTGATGGGGCCAGGCAGTTCAATGGACTGGTTTCTCAGAAGAGTCTTGATGCTCAG ATGAAGCAAGCCTGCAGTGGTAGAGCAGCCAGCAGCACAGGGTCCCTGGAACAGACATCCTTGTTCTGTTCCTCTGAATCCACTTCTTCATCCAAATCCATCATGTCCACGCCATTGGAATCTCAAGCCAAGCCCAAATCTTTCTTCCGATTTTCCTTGTTCTCTCCATTGATGCAGTCCAATAACTTTGAACTGGATTCTAGTTCCTTCTCTGTTTCTGGCTCCAAGAAGCGCCTTCATAACTGTCTCAAGTCTAGAGTAACCAATGACCCAAAGCCAGAGGAACTGCAGAACTTCTCAGAACCAGTCATCACCAGGATAATGGACTGTATCTATGTGGGAAACCTGCATGCTGCTTACAGTGGACAGGTACTGTGCAGGAACAACATTGACAGCATCATTGACATGAGCAGTTTGcccagagactgcagcatgagCTTCATCCCCTGCACCTGCAGTCGAGGGCCCCAGCATAGCTGGTCCCGCCTCAAGGTGCACATCCAGGGGGACTCAGAGGAGGAATGCACTTCTCTGCACCTGCCTTGCTTCTGGGACATCAATGGATGCATCGAAGCCTCTCTGGAGAAAAGGAAGCGGGTTCTGATTCACTGCAGGGATGGCTACTCTCTGGCTCCAACCTGTGTTATTCAGTACCTGATGGTGAAGCACAACATGAGGCTGCTGGCTGCCTATGAATTTGTCAGGGCCAGGTACCCACTTAATATCAGGGAATGCCACCAAGATCTTCTGGTGGGACTGGAGAAATCTCTTTGGCCTGGAGAAGGGGACACACAGTGCTTTAAACAGGCCATATCAAGGAAGATGGCATGGGAAGGAGCAAACTAG